One window of Solwaraspora sp. WMMA2056 genomic DNA carries:
- a CDS encoding MarR family transcriptional regulator, which produces MTEHLADDPRITAIGLLFEVHAGLAARFAAQFEEQGLSSVEFEVLMRLRRSPSHQLRMTDLAAQAALSTSGATRVVDRMVRDGLVCRRACPTDRRSSYAVLTRAGQQRLDETLPRHLELIEQWFTGQLQPAELAAFLGTLRRLRDAVHPGATAGSDETLAETA; this is translated from the coding sequence GTGACCGAGCACCTCGCCGACGATCCGCGGATCACCGCGATCGGGCTCCTCTTCGAAGTCCATGCTGGCCTGGCTGCCCGCTTCGCGGCGCAGTTCGAGGAGCAAGGGCTCTCCTCCGTCGAGTTCGAGGTGCTGATGCGGTTGCGTCGCTCCCCGAGCCACCAACTGCGGATGACCGACCTTGCCGCACAGGCCGCCCTGTCCACCAGCGGCGCCACCCGGGTCGTCGACCGGATGGTCCGCGACGGGCTGGTCTGTCGCCGGGCCTGTCCGACCGACCGACGCAGTTCGTACGCCGTACTGACCCGCGCCGGCCAGCAACGCCTCGACGAGACGCTGCCCCGGCACCTGGAGCTGATCGAGCAGTGGTTCACCGGCCAGCTGCAACCGGCCGAACTCGCGGCGTTCCTCGGCACTCTCCGGCGGCTTCGCGACGCCGTGCACCCCGGCGCCACCGCTGGCAGTGACGAGACGCTCGCGGAGACAGCCTGA
- a CDS encoding glutamate--cysteine ligase: MGRDVASRAPFTREDRVRYRQKVRRCLDVFALMLDDFKFDADRPTTGLEVELNLIDPYAEPAMRNAEILANLADPTFQTELGQFNLELNARPRLIEGDGFADYEADLQASLARAGDRAAKADAAIILIGILPTLTPQHLVLNNLSTNGRYRVLNEQIVAARGEDIRLDIRGVERLQAYTDSIAPEAGCTSVQFHLQVSPDTFAAYWNASQAIAGVQVALGANAPFFYSKQLWSETRIVLFEQATDTRPDELKAQGVRPRVWFGERWITSIFDLFEENVRYFPPLLPICADEDPVEVLQNGGVPELSELRLHNGTVYRWNRPVYDIMSGRPHLRVENRVLPAGPTVVDMLANAAFYFGLARELAEADRPVWTQLTFAAAEENFHQAARRGLAAQLHWPQLGEIAVTDLVLEVLLPKAYAGLDRFGVAPAQRDRLLGIIEQRCRTGRNGAVWQTESVWRAEREHGLARPEALHHMLQRYAELQRSNEPVHTWPVD; the protein is encoded by the coding sequence ATGGGCAGGGATGTCGCATCACGCGCGCCGTTCACCCGGGAGGACCGCGTCCGGTACCGGCAGAAGGTCCGTCGGTGTCTCGACGTGTTCGCGTTGATGCTCGACGACTTCAAGTTCGACGCCGACCGCCCCACCACGGGCCTCGAGGTGGAACTGAACCTGATCGACCCGTACGCGGAGCCCGCCATGCGGAACGCGGAAATTCTCGCCAACCTCGCTGATCCGACATTTCAGACGGAGCTGGGCCAGTTCAACCTGGAGCTGAACGCCCGACCCCGGCTGATCGAGGGCGACGGCTTCGCCGACTACGAGGCAGACCTGCAGGCCAGCCTGGCCCGTGCCGGCGACCGGGCGGCCAAGGCCGACGCCGCGATCATCCTGATCGGCATCCTGCCCACCCTGACCCCGCAACACCTGGTGCTCAACAACCTCTCCACCAACGGGCGGTACCGGGTGCTCAACGAGCAGATCGTCGCCGCCCGTGGCGAGGACATCCGGCTGGACATCCGGGGCGTCGAGCGGTTGCAGGCGTACACCGACTCGATCGCCCCCGAGGCCGGCTGCACCAGCGTCCAGTTCCATCTGCAGGTCTCGCCCGACACGTTCGCCGCGTACTGGAACGCGTCCCAGGCCATCGCCGGGGTGCAGGTCGCCCTCGGCGCCAACGCGCCGTTCTTCTACAGCAAGCAGCTCTGGTCGGAGACCCGGATCGTGCTGTTCGAACAGGCCACCGACACCCGGCCCGACGAGCTGAAGGCCCAGGGCGTACGGCCCCGGGTCTGGTTCGGCGAACGGTGGATCACCTCGATCTTCGACCTGTTCGAGGAGAACGTCCGGTACTTCCCGCCGCTGTTGCCGATCTGCGCCGACGAGGACCCGGTCGAGGTCCTGCAGAACGGCGGCGTGCCGGAGCTGAGCGAACTACGGCTGCACAACGGCACCGTCTACCGGTGGAACCGACCGGTGTACGACATCATGAGCGGCCGCCCGCACCTGCGGGTCGAGAACCGGGTGCTGCCCGCCGGGCCGACCGTCGTCGACATGCTGGCCAACGCCGCCTTCTACTTCGGCCTGGCCCGCGAGCTGGCGGAGGCCGACCGCCCGGTCTGGACCCAGCTCACCTTCGCCGCCGCCGAGGAGAACTTCCACCAGGCGGCCCGCCGTGGTCTCGCCGCCCAACTACACTGGCCGCAGCTCGGCGAGATCGCGGTCACCGACCTGGTGCTGGAGGTCCTGCTGCCGAAGGCGTACGCCGGGCTGGACCGGTTCGGTGTCGCCCCGGCGCAGCGCGACCGGCTCCTCGGCATCATCGAGCAGCGGTGCCGTACTGGTCGCAACGGCGCGGTCTGGCAGACCGAGTCGGTCTGGCGTGCCGAGCGTGAGCACGGGCTGGCCCGGCCCGAGGCGCTGCACCACATGCTGCAGCGCTACGCCGAGTTGCAGCGCAGCAACGAGCCGGTGCACACCTGGCCGGTCGACTGA
- a CDS encoding acyl-CoA carboxylase subunit beta — protein sequence MTLDGEALDRLDKRIRAGGAEKYHAANADRGKLFARERVDRLVDAGSFVEDGRYANALADGLPADGVITGTATIDGRQVCLMANDSTVKAGSWGARTVEKIIRIIERAYDAGLPMVYLVDSAGARITDQVDLFPGRRGAGRIFWNQVRASGAIPQVCALFGPSAAGGAYIPAFCDVVAMVEGNASMYLGSDRMVEMVTGEKTTLEAMGGARVHCAESGVGHFLCKTEDDALDVVRRYLSYLPANWHQPPPATAAVEPPAGVDLAALVPASERQAFDMRRFVKGLLDEGSFLEIQALWARELTVGFGRLAGQVVGVVANNSMFKGGVLFVDSADKAARFVQLCDAFNVPLLFLADVPGFMVGSTVEKQGIIRHGAKMISAISEATVPKICVVVRKAYGAGLYAMAGPGFAPDATLALPTAKIAVMGAEAAVNAVYANKIAAIEDPEQRAAFVAQRRAEYEQDIDLTRLASELVVDDIVRPEQLRAELVRRYAAAAGRDRHFSRRRHGVTPV from the coding sequence GTGACACTGGACGGTGAGGCGCTGGACCGGCTGGACAAGCGGATCCGGGCCGGCGGCGCGGAGAAGTACCACGCGGCGAACGCCGACCGGGGCAAGCTGTTCGCCCGGGAGCGAGTGGACCGGCTTGTCGACGCGGGCTCCTTCGTGGAGGACGGCCGGTACGCCAACGCCCTCGCCGACGGGCTGCCCGCCGACGGCGTGATCACCGGCACAGCCACCATCGACGGTCGACAGGTCTGCCTGATGGCCAACGACTCCACCGTCAAGGCCGGCTCGTGGGGTGCCCGTACCGTCGAGAAGATCATCCGGATCATCGAGCGGGCGTACGACGCCGGTCTGCCGATGGTCTACCTGGTCGATTCCGCCGGCGCCCGGATCACCGACCAGGTCGATCTGTTTCCCGGCCGGCGCGGTGCCGGCCGGATCTTCTGGAACCAGGTGCGGGCCTCCGGCGCGATTCCGCAGGTGTGCGCCCTGTTCGGGCCGTCCGCCGCCGGCGGCGCCTACATTCCGGCGTTCTGCGACGTGGTGGCGATGGTCGAGGGCAACGCCAGCATGTACCTCGGGTCGGACCGGATGGTCGAGATGGTCACCGGCGAGAAGACCACGCTGGAGGCGATGGGCGGTGCCCGGGTGCACTGCGCCGAGTCCGGCGTCGGGCACTTCCTCTGCAAGACCGAGGACGACGCGCTCGACGTGGTCCGCCGCTACCTGTCCTACCTGCCGGCCAACTGGCACCAGCCGCCACCGGCGACGGCGGCCGTCGAGCCGCCGGCCGGTGTCGACCTGGCCGCGCTGGTGCCGGCGAGTGAACGGCAGGCGTTCGACATGCGCCGGTTCGTCAAAGGGCTGCTCGACGAGGGCAGCTTCCTGGAGATCCAGGCGTTGTGGGCCCGCGAGCTGACCGTCGGCTTCGGTCGGCTGGCCGGCCAGGTGGTCGGCGTGGTCGCCAACAACTCGATGTTCAAGGGCGGGGTGCTCTTCGTCGACTCCGCCGACAAGGCGGCCCGGTTCGTGCAGCTCTGCGACGCGTTCAACGTACCGCTGCTGTTCCTGGCCGACGTGCCCGGCTTCATGGTCGGCAGCACGGTGGAGAAGCAGGGCATCATCCGGCACGGCGCGAAGATGATCAGCGCGATCTCCGAGGCCACCGTACCGAAGATCTGCGTCGTGGTCCGCAAAGCCTACGGCGCCGGGCTGTACGCGATGGCCGGCCCCGGGTTCGCGCCGGACGCCACGCTGGCCCTGCCCACCGCGAAGATCGCGGTGATGGGCGCGGAGGCCGCGGTCAACGCGGTCTACGCCAACAAGATCGCGGCGATCGAGGATCCGGAGCAGCGGGCGGCGTTCGTGGCCCAGCGCCGCGCCGAGTACGAGCAGGACATCGACCTCACCCGGCTCGCCAGCGAACTCGTCGTCGACGACATCGTCCGACCCGAGCAGTTGCGCGCCGAACTGGTCCGGCGGTACGCGGCGGCGGCCGGCCGGGACCGGCACTTCTCCCGCCGCCGGCACGGCGTCACCCCGGTGTAG
- a CDS encoding biotin carboxylase N-terminal domain-containing protein, translating to MIESLLVANRGEIARRIIRTARRLGVRTVAVHSEADAGLPFVTEADQAICVGPAQPAQSYRDQAAILAAARSSGAEAIHPGYGFLSENAEFARAVQAAGLIWVGPGGDAIEAMGDKINARNLMSAAGVPVAAGTTEPAETVDAALDAAATIGYPVMVKAAAGGGGMGMGVAADADALRTEFDKVRAFAARMFGDGSVLIERYFPRVRHVEVQILGWRTADGTDRVVALGERECSVQRRNQKLVEESPSPAVTDEMRAGLLAAAVRAGEAVGYRNAGTVECLLDPTSGEFFFLEMNTRLQVEHPVTELVYGVDLVEEQLRVAAGLEPTFDPDTLAPRGHAIELRINAEDPKRFLPGPGAITVWTEPTGDGVRVDSGYAVGTTVTPFYDSLMAKLIVSGADRAEAIARARAAVAAFEVAGPKCNLPFFAELLEHPEFVSGDYDTGIVGRMR from the coding sequence ATGATCGAGTCGTTGCTGGTGGCGAACCGGGGCGAGATCGCCCGACGGATCATCCGTACCGCCCGGCGGCTGGGGGTGCGCACCGTCGCCGTGCACTCCGAGGCCGACGCCGGGCTGCCCTTCGTCACCGAAGCGGACCAGGCGATCTGCGTCGGGCCGGCCCAGCCGGCGCAGAGCTACCGCGACCAGGCCGCCATCCTGGCCGCCGCCAGGAGCAGCGGCGCCGAGGCGATCCACCCCGGCTACGGGTTCCTGTCGGAGAACGCCGAGTTCGCCCGCGCGGTGCAAGCGGCCGGGCTGATCTGGGTCGGTCCCGGTGGCGACGCCATCGAGGCGATGGGTGACAAGATCAACGCGCGGAACTTGATGTCCGCCGCCGGCGTACCGGTCGCCGCCGGCACCACCGAGCCCGCCGAAACCGTCGACGCCGCACTCGACGCCGCCGCCACCATCGGCTACCCGGTGATGGTCAAGGCCGCTGCCGGCGGCGGCGGGATGGGCATGGGCGTCGCTGCCGACGCCGACGCGCTGCGGACCGAGTTCGACAAGGTCCGGGCGTTCGCCGCCCGCATGTTCGGTGACGGGTCCGTGCTGATCGAGCGCTACTTCCCCCGGGTACGCCACGTCGAGGTGCAGATCCTCGGCTGGCGTACGGCCGACGGCACCGACCGGGTCGTCGCCCTCGGCGAGCGGGAGTGCTCGGTGCAGCGGCGCAACCAGAAGCTGGTGGAGGAGTCGCCGTCGCCAGCGGTCACCGACGAGATGCGGGCCGGGCTGCTCGCCGCCGCCGTACGGGCCGGGGAGGCGGTCGGCTACCGCAACGCCGGCACGGTCGAGTGCCTGCTGGACCCCACCTCCGGCGAGTTCTTCTTCCTGGAGATGAACACCCGGCTGCAGGTCGAGCACCCGGTGACCGAGCTGGTCTACGGCGTCGACCTGGTCGAGGAGCAGCTGCGGGTGGCCGCCGGCCTGGAGCCGACGTTCGACCCGGACACGCTCGCCCCGCGCGGGCACGCGATCGAGCTGCGGATCAACGCCGAGGACCCGAAACGCTTCCTGCCCGGTCCGGGCGCGATCACCGTCTGGACGGAGCCGACCGGCGACGGGGTCCGGGTCGATTCCGGGTACGCCGTCGGCACCACCGTGACGCCGTTCTACGACTCGCTGATGGCCAAACTGATCGTCTCCGGCGCCGACCGGGCCGAGGCGATCGCCCGCGCCCGGGCGGCGGTCGCCGCCTTCGAGGTGGCCGGGCCGAAGTGCAACCTGCCGTTCTTCGCCGAGCTGCTGGAGCACCCGGAGTTCGTCTCCGGTGACTACGACACCGGCATCGTCGGCCGGATGCGGTGA
- a CDS encoding helix-turn-helix domain-containing protein gives MSPDHAPDQSTVGFDELLRGCRLAAGLTQAELAARAGIGVRTVRDLERARSSRPQRTTVELLAAALGLTGADLAGFAAAARGHAAALRPAVPRQYAPTLAAVAAGADGDDPAPGTTGGGSRGVPPPAELIGRDCDVAELANILTAADSSGAGLTSLVGLAGVGKTSLALAVAARVTGQLPGGAGGIVVTEGSSVSDVLTATATVFDVGRLHDLAGRLADAPALLLVDAVERAPVATADALHWLLRVAPTLRVVATGRHPVGLPGERVWPVAPLEVPPADTEADLAAVADYPAVKLFLARLRKVRREQVHLTEVGALVGLVRRLGGLPLALELAAARGRALDLNEIFNRYGDRPLDLTGAPSREAVAVTLRDAVAASYTLLTPAERRGVRRLSVLRNRWSVELAEGMLAADGTPDATGTPGTTTGTTTGTTTGTGTGTDDAGGPVDPVPFLDRLMSLGLLGARGVGPYRFRLIDVIRDLATERAAAHGELSAIRRRHAVLFAGLAERATADLAGPKLVATVNRLDEVASDLWAALAHSANDDPHTALRLAAALPRWWRFRGRDVAGRRWLRRLLDDPRMVDVDPSVRAWAQVGVVQLAVEHGAGAQELPAARAALATFAQLGDTAGELATRTVLSAACLAAGQFTEARDHAQAVLAIAGRTGRVRDMTLAQHDLAWHEVRVGDLRAARRRLAAVDRLAARTGEDRLRLLARANLAEVARLEGRYARAVDLARRVLAALTAVGDPSHRRRVLGTLALALAQDGRLAEAVAALTQLRSYSVPVDELDRGPVRPVDPAGAGDDPRCALIEATIAAGRGDRELAVEWYAVAARSRCGGSQPRDAVEALVALVAGTETAAARQAALDRLAAAAQESGITLLPRERQEIGWPEQV, from the coding sequence ATGAGTCCGGATCATGCTCCTGACCAGAGCACGGTCGGGTTCGACGAACTGCTCCGTGGGTGCCGGCTGGCCGCCGGGCTGACCCAGGCGGAGCTTGCCGCCCGGGCCGGCATCGGCGTCCGTACGGTCCGTGACCTGGAGCGGGCCCGATCCTCCCGGCCGCAGCGCACCACCGTGGAGCTGCTCGCCGCCGCGCTCGGCCTGACCGGCGCGGACCTGGCCGGGTTCGCCGCCGCCGCCCGTGGCCACGCGGCGGCGCTGCGCCCCGCGGTCCCCCGCCAGTACGCTCCGACGCTCGCCGCCGTCGCTGCCGGGGCAGACGGCGACGACCCTGCTCCGGGCACCACCGGCGGCGGCAGCCGCGGCGTGCCGCCGCCAGCGGAGCTGATCGGCCGCGACTGCGACGTGGCGGAGCTCGCGAACATCCTCACCGCGGCCGACAGCTCCGGCGCGGGACTGACCAGCCTGGTCGGTCTCGCCGGGGTCGGCAAGACCAGCCTGGCGCTGGCGGTGGCGGCCAGGGTGACGGGGCAGTTGCCGGGCGGGGCCGGCGGGATCGTCGTCACCGAAGGCTCGTCCGTCAGCGACGTACTCACCGCGACCGCGACCGTGTTCGACGTCGGCCGCCTCCACGACCTGGCGGGCCGGCTCGCCGACGCTCCCGCCCTGCTGCTGGTGGACGCCGTCGAACGGGCCCCGGTCGCCACCGCCGACGCGCTGCACTGGCTGCTGCGGGTGGCGCCCACGCTGCGGGTGGTCGCCACCGGTCGGCACCCGGTCGGCCTGCCGGGCGAGCGGGTGTGGCCGGTCGCTCCGCTGGAGGTGCCGCCGGCAGACACCGAGGCGGACCTCGCCGCGGTCGCCGACTACCCGGCGGTGAAACTCTTCCTGGCCCGACTGCGCAAGGTACGGCGGGAACAGGTCCACCTCACCGAGGTCGGCGCCCTGGTCGGGCTGGTCCGTCGACTCGGCGGGCTGCCGTTGGCGTTGGAACTGGCGGCGGCCCGTGGCCGGGCACTCGACCTCAACGAGATCTTCAACCGGTACGGCGACCGTCCACTCGACCTGACCGGAGCACCGTCGCGGGAAGCGGTGGCGGTGACCCTGCGCGACGCGGTCGCGGCCAGTTACACGCTGCTGACACCGGCGGAGCGGCGCGGGGTACGCCGGCTTTCGGTGCTGCGCAACCGGTGGTCGGTGGAGCTCGCCGAGGGCATGCTGGCAGCGGACGGCACCCCCGACGCCACCGGCACCCCCGGCACCACCACCGGCACCACCACCGGCACCACCACCGGCACCGGCACCGGCACCGACGACGCCGGCGGTCCGGTCGACCCGGTGCCGTTTCTCGACCGGCTCATGTCGTTGGGACTGCTCGGCGCCCGGGGGGTCGGCCCCTACCGGTTCCGTCTGATCGACGTGATCCGGGACCTGGCCACCGAACGGGCGGCGGCGCACGGCGAGCTGTCCGCCATCCGGCGTCGGCACGCGGTCCTGTTCGCCGGGCTCGCGGAGCGCGCCACCGCGGATCTCGCCGGGCCGAAGCTGGTGGCGACGGTCAACCGGCTCGACGAGGTGGCCAGCGACCTGTGGGCGGCGTTGGCGCACTCGGCCAACGACGACCCGCACACCGCGCTGCGCCTGGCGGCGGCGCTGCCGAGGTGGTGGCGGTTCCGGGGCCGCGACGTCGCCGGCCGACGGTGGCTGCGCAGACTGCTCGACGATCCACGGATGGTCGACGTGGATCCGAGCGTGCGGGCCTGGGCGCAGGTCGGCGTGGTGCAACTGGCGGTCGAACATGGTGCCGGCGCCCAGGAGCTGCCGGCCGCCCGGGCGGCGCTGGCCACGTTCGCCCAGCTCGGCGACACCGCCGGCGAGCTGGCCACCCGTACGGTGCTCAGCGCGGCGTGCCTGGCCGCCGGCCAGTTCACCGAGGCCCGCGACCACGCCCAGGCGGTTCTGGCGATCGCCGGGCGGACCGGCCGGGTGCGGGACATGACCCTGGCCCAGCACGACCTTGCCTGGCACGAGGTCCGGGTCGGGGACCTGCGGGCGGCCCGGCGTCGGCTGGCCGCCGTCGACCGGCTGGCGGCACGCACCGGTGAGGACCGGCTGCGGCTGCTGGCCCGGGCCAACCTCGCCGAGGTCGCGCGGCTGGAGGGGCGGTACGCGCGGGCGGTCGACCTGGCCCGTCGGGTGCTGGCCGCACTGACCGCGGTCGGCGACCCGAGCCACCGGAGGCGGGTCCTCGGCACGTTGGCGCTGGCGTTGGCCCAGGACGGCCGGCTGGCCGAGGCGGTCGCGGCGTTGACGCAGCTGCGCAGTTACTCGGTGCCGGTCGACGAGCTGGACCGGGGTCCGGTGCGACCGGTGGACCCGGCCGGTGCCGGCGACGACCCTCGGTGCGCGTTGATCGAGGCGACGATCGCCGCAGGCCGGGGTGACCGGGAGTTGGCGGTGGAGTGGTACGCCGTGGCGGCCCGGTCGCGGTGCGGCGGCAGCCAGCCTCGGGACGCGGTCGAGGCCCTGGTCGCTCTGGTGGCGGGTACGGAGACAGCGGCCGCCCGGCAGGCGGCCCTGGACCGGTTGGCGGCTGCGGCGCAGGAGAGCGGGATCACGTTGCTGCCCCGGGAACGGCAGGAGATCGGCTGGCCGGAGCAGGTGTGA
- a CDS encoding TetR/AcrR family transcriptional regulator — MTVDQQATTADGAETVAPRRRSRRDEILQIAVGLFAARGYHGVSMDDIGAAAGVTGPALYHHFAGKEAMLAAALIPVSEELLDGGRARVAANSTDADAALASLIEFHVEFALANPAVIALHLHELDRLPEEPRRRIRRLQRLYVEEWVGVLTGLRRELDAAEARVLAHAAFGLMNSTPFLGGEVDRDRRAALLRAATLAALHG, encoded by the coding sequence GTGACGGTAGATCAGCAGGCGACGACGGCGGACGGGGCAGAGACGGTCGCACCTCGTCGACGGTCACGCCGCGACGAGATTCTCCAGATCGCGGTCGGACTCTTCGCGGCCCGTGGCTACCACGGCGTCTCGATGGACGACATCGGTGCCGCCGCCGGTGTCACCGGTCCGGCCCTATATCACCATTTCGCCGGCAAGGAGGCGATGCTCGCCGCCGCGCTGATTCCGGTCAGCGAGGAACTGCTCGACGGCGGGCGGGCCCGGGTGGCGGCGAACTCCACGGACGCCGACGCCGCCCTTGCCTCGCTGATCGAGTTCCATGTGGAGTTCGCCCTGGCCAACCCGGCGGTCATCGCTCTGCACCTGCACGAGCTCGACCGGCTCCCGGAGGAGCCGCGCCGCCGGATCCGCCGACTGCAGCGGCTCTACGTCGAGGAGTGGGTCGGGGTGCTGACCGGCCTGCGCCGCGAGCTCGACGCCGCCGAGGCACGGGTGCTGGCCCACGCGGCGTTCGGCCTGATGAACTCCACCCCGTTCCTCGGTGGCGAGGTCGACCGGGACCGGCGGGCCGCCCTGCTGCGGGCCGCCACCCTGGCCGCGCTGCACGGCTGA
- a CDS encoding acyl-CoA dehydrogenase family protein, producing MDFRLTDEQVALRDSVREFAQEVVAPVIGDYYERHAFPYEIVRQMGKMGLFGLPFPEEYGGMGGDYFTLCLALEELARVDSSTAITLEAAVSLGAMPIYRFGTQEQRRRWLPQLISGEALAGFGLTEPGFGSDAGGTTTRAVLDGDQWVINGAKAFITNSGTDITSLVTVTAVTGTRPDGSKELSTIIVPSGTPGFTVAPGYAKVGWCASDTHELTFDDCRVPAENLLGERGRGFAQFLRILDEGRIAIAALAVGLAQGCVDESVRYAGQRRAFGRPISGFQAIQFKIADMEVRAHTARLAYYDAAARMLAGEQFKRQAAVAKLHASECAVQNAREAAQVHGGYGFMNEFPVGRFWRDAKILEIGEGTSEIQRMVIARDLGLVDVE from the coding sequence ATGGACTTCCGGCTCACCGACGAGCAGGTGGCGCTGCGCGACAGTGTCCGCGAGTTCGCCCAAGAGGTGGTCGCGCCGGTGATCGGCGACTACTACGAGCGGCACGCCTTCCCGTACGAGATCGTCCGCCAGATGGGCAAGATGGGGCTGTTCGGGCTGCCGTTCCCGGAGGAGTACGGCGGGATGGGCGGCGACTACTTCACGCTCTGCCTGGCGCTGGAGGAGCTGGCCCGGGTCGATTCCAGCACGGCGATCACCCTGGAGGCGGCGGTCTCGTTGGGGGCGATGCCGATCTACCGGTTCGGCACGCAGGAGCAGCGTCGGCGGTGGCTGCCGCAGTTGATCAGTGGCGAGGCGCTGGCCGGGTTCGGGCTGACCGAGCCGGGCTTCGGCTCGGACGCCGGTGGCACCACGACCCGGGCGGTGCTCGACGGCGACCAGTGGGTGATCAACGGCGCGAAGGCGTTCATCACCAACTCGGGCACCGACATCACCTCGCTGGTGACGGTCACCGCAGTGACCGGGACCCGGCCGGACGGCTCGAAGGAACTGTCGACGATCATCGTCCCGTCCGGTACGCCCGGCTTCACCGTCGCCCCCGGGTACGCGAAGGTCGGCTGGTGCGCGTCGGACACTCACGAGTTGACGTTCGACGATTGTCGGGTGCCGGCGGAGAATCTGCTGGGTGAGCGGGGTAGAGGGTTCGCACAGTTTCTGCGGATCCTCGACGAGGGACGGATAGCGATCGCGGCGCTGGCGGTCGGGCTGGCCCAGGGCTGTGTCGACGAGTCGGTCCGGTACGCCGGGCAGCGGCGTGCTTTCGGTCGGCCGATCAGCGGCTTCCAGGCGATTCAGTTCAAGATCGCGGACATGGAGGTACGGGCGCACACCGCCCGGTTGGCGTACTACGACGCGGCGGCCCGGATGCTCGCCGGTGAGCAGTTCAAACGGCAGGCGGCGGTGGCGAAGCTGCACGCCAGCGAGTGCGCCGTGCAGAACGCCCGGGAGGCCGCCCAGGTACATGGTGGCTACGGTTTCATGAACGAGTTTCCGGTTGGCCGCTTTTGGCGGGATGCGAAAATCCTGGAGATCGGCGAAGGTACCTCGGAGATTCAGCGGATGGTCATCGCTCGTGATCTTGGACTTGTCGACGTGGAGTGA
- a CDS encoding hydroxymethylglutaryl-CoA lyase — MATTPLPESVSIREVGPRDGLQNEQPVPTDGKVRLLDALSATGVRRIEAVSFVHPKAIPQMADADEVWQRARRAPGVRYSALVPNLRGARRAIDAGFTEVEVVVSASDTHNRRNVNRGTAESLDDIAELIPLLHAARAHVEVIVATSFGCPYEGDIEPGRVAGIVDRVVADGADRLAFGDTTGMATPRRVRELVTAVRDRQAAVPVLLHFHNTRGAALANLLAALELGVTEFDASVGGLGGCPYAPGASGNVATEEVVHMLHDMGVETGIDLDALLAAAELAEELVGRQLPSGVLRAGPRTRLTPTS, encoded by the coding sequence ATGGCAACGACGCCCCTTCCCGAGTCCGTGTCGATCCGCGAGGTCGGCCCCCGCGACGGCCTGCAGAACGAGCAGCCGGTGCCGACCGACGGCAAGGTCCGCCTGCTGGACGCGCTCTCCGCGACCGGCGTACGCCGGATCGAAGCTGTCTCGTTCGTCCACCCGAAAGCGATCCCGCAGATGGCCGACGCCGACGAGGTGTGGCAGCGGGCCCGGCGTGCCCCCGGCGTGCGCTACTCGGCGTTGGTGCCGAACCTGCGCGGTGCCCGGCGGGCGATCGACGCCGGCTTCACCGAGGTCGAGGTGGTGGTGTCGGCCAGCGACACGCACAACCGGCGCAACGTCAACCGGGGCACCGCCGAGTCCCTCGACGACATCGCCGAGCTGATCCCGCTGCTGCATGCCGCGCGGGCACACGTCGAGGTGATCGTGGCGACCAGCTTCGGCTGCCCGTACGAAGGGGACATCGAACCTGGTCGGGTCGCCGGGATCGTCGACCGGGTGGTGGCCGACGGGGCGGACCGGCTCGCGTTCGGTGACACCACCGGGATGGCGACCCCGCGCCGGGTCCGCGAGCTGGTCACGGCGGTGCGCGACCGGCAGGCCGCCGTGCCGGTGCTGTTGCATTTCCACAACACCCGGGGTGCGGCGTTGGCGAACCTGCTGGCCGCCCTGGAGCTGGGGGTCACCGAGTTCGACGCCAGCGTCGGTGGCCTGGGCGGCTGCCCGTACGCGCCCGGGGCCAGCGGAAACGTGGCCACCGAGGAGGTGGTGCACATGCTGCACGACATGGGCGTCGAGACCGGGATCGACCTGGATGCGCTGCTGGCCGCCGCCGAGCTGGCCGAGGAGCTGGTCGGCCGGCAGCTTCCCTCCGGGGTGCTGCGCGCCGGGCCCCGTACCCGGCTGACCCCGACCAGCTGA
- a CDS encoding YceI family protein, which translates to MSTDQNTREWNGITIPTAGTYELDQAHKRVGFVARHMMVSKVRGEFAEATATITVAEDPLQSSVTAVLQAASITTGQADRDAHLRSGDFLDTEKFTTLEFRSTGIASVDGNEFVLAGELTIKDVTRPVELAVEFEGAGRSPFGQDIFGFTATTEIDREEFGLTWNVALETGGVLVAKKIKIEIEGEAIRQA; encoded by the coding sequence ATGAGCACCGACCAGAACACCCGCGAGTGGAACGGCATCACCATCCCGACGGCCGGCACCTACGAGCTCGACCAGGCGCACAAGCGGGTCGGCTTCGTCGCCCGGCACATGATGGTCAGCAAGGTCCGGGGTGAGTTCGCCGAGGCCACGGCCACCATCACGGTCGCCGAGGACCCGCTGCAGTCCTCGGTCACCGCAGTGCTGCAGGCCGCCAGTATCACCACCGGACAGGCCGACCGTGACGCCCACCTGCGCAGCGGTGACTTCCTGGACACCGAGAAGTTCACCACGCTGGAGTTCCGCAGCACCGGGATCGCCTCGGTCGACGGCAACGAGTTCGTTCTCGCCGGTGAGCTGACGATCAAGGACGTCACCCGCCCGGTCGAGCTGGCCGTCGAGTTCGAGGGTGCCGGCCGTAGCCCGTTCGGCCAGGACATCTTCGGATTCACCGCGACCACCGAGATCGACCGCGAGGAGTTCGGCCTGACGTGGAACGTCGCGCTGGAGACCGGCGGCGTCCTGGTGGCCAAGAAGATCAAGATCGAGATCGAGGGTGAGGCCATCCGCCAGGCGTGA